AGGAGATCAAGACAGAATTGAACCGCGCGAGAACACGTAGCGCGAGGTTGAGGGAAGAAGTTAAAATAACGAGGACGGAATTAGAAAAAGAACGACAAAATCACAAGAAAACTCTAAAGGAATGCGAGGAACTAAAAAGTATGAATAAAATGTTAATGACAAAAGGAGAAGACGATAAGAAACTCATGGAAAGCAGAATTCAACAACTGAAGACAACAATTGAAGAACTGGAAAAACAAGTATTGGCTGAAAGAAGTGAAAAAGAAGTTTATATCGAGGAGACGGAGCGCTTACGGGGTTTGTGTGACCAGCTAGACGAAGCAAGATCACGAACGGAGAAAGAGTTGTGCAAACTCAAGGAAACACTGgatgagaaaacaaaagaaaacaaagagatGGTCCGAAAGTTGTCAGACtacaacaacaatattttaaacGAAACATTTCTTCACGATGACCTTCACTCAACTTCTCGCCAACGAGAAATTGTCCTTTCTGATCAATCTCCAATGACGGTCCTCACTCCCCTTTGTCTTACTGAGAATGCAGTCTTGGAAAAGAACagtaaatttttgaaaaatggcgcAGACCTAGCAGTTGAGCTAGAAGAGACAAGAAAGGATCTGGCTAGAGTGGTGAAAGAGCACGAAGGAACAAAACGAAGATGCGAGGAATTAGAGAAACAACTCGAGGAAACTCTTGCTAGTATGGAAACACATCGAACAGCGAGCGTCCATGACAGGGCCACTTCTCCCGGAGAGATAGTGCAATTTGAATTTGAAGGTGAGTTTAGCACAGGGGGTAGAAATGTTTCTTAATGGAAGGAGATGACAATCataattgaaaaagaaagaaacaacgaATGAAAAAACACACACTCACGAAATTGAAGGGACGAAACCTCCTACCAGTCCCTGTATGGCGTTTTCTCCGGCCTTCTAGGCCAATGCGATTCGGTCGCCTAGCCGTTACGAACAGCAGGACCAATGTGACCCGAAATGCATGCCATGGGACGCGCACCGCGCAAATAATGAGCTCTATGGACTTGGCAAAAACCTTTCAAGATTAATTTAAGGGAGGGTCAGTGTGACGCGCTTAAGCCGGTTTTATATGTAGAGGAAAATGCGCGAAATTGCGGTGGCcgaatgttttttctttggtttattTGCGAAAAATCATTCCACTTTTTTATGCTTTTCATATTAGAAATCATATTCACCACAAAAAAGCAAATAACAGTGCTAGAACACCAACCAGTTCCAAGACCATTGTGAAAATGTCAAATCAAAAGTTAAGGAGCGTGAGTTCTGAAAATGTCAATGACGTTAGCATAAAAAACGATGTTATAAGTTGTTGTTATTTCTTTGCAGATGGGCTGAACTGCTCGCGTTGTGACGAACGTGAGGAAGAATGTAACTTGCTGCGAACTGAAAAAGACCTaatcaaagcaaaaaaagagaagttggaggaggaaaataagcaaataaacaGCCGCATCAAAATATTGGGGGACGAACATATGCGAGAAAGGCAAACATTTCAAAAGGAATTGCAAAGCATGAAGGAAGAACATGAAGCTTTATCAAGAGACTTTGAGAAAGAActgcaaaaaatgctttgtgGAGCAAAAGAACAGCAGTTACAGGAAATGAAAAATCTACAAGTGCAGAACGAAGAACTAAAAGAACAGATAAATAAACACAAATCTGAAGTTCATAAAATAAAGACGGAACTGAGTAGGGAAAAATCACAAGTCGAGAAACACCAAGAAGAGTTccttaaagtaaagaaaaatttgtctcGTGAAAAGAAGAAGGTAAAAGAAGTGAAAGAAGAGCTGTTGGTtgaaaacaaggcaaaaaaagaCGCGTTAAaggaagtggaaaaattgatGAGGGAACTAAGCAATCAGGAAACGGACAAACGTGAAGATATTACGCGACTTCGCGAGGCCGCAAACGTGGAACGCGCCAGGTGCGACactttaaaagaagaaattcaAAGGATGCGGAGCATGCCAGGCCGTAAGTTTGCAGTTCTGTTTATAATTTATTTGGCTACGATAGGTTTGATTAACAGCCGCTGATCGAGAAAGGAGCCCGCGCGCCTCCCTTCTCTTCTAGGTGCGGAATTAGACCGGACCCGAGAGAGCGCGGCGGAAATTGAGCCTAAGGTCGTCTCAGAATTAGGGAGCATTGTTTTCCACCGCAATTACTCGTCCCACTTCATGACCCCAAATTAGCACTTGTTGGGCAGCCTTAGTATGGCCAACAAGCAAACGTTTGAGGACGCTCTTGCTTGTTTCGACTTTTGCTCTGGCTACTTGCGATTCAAAAAAATCTTCTATGAGAAGGCCAGACGAAGGTAAGATGACGGAAGTTCGAGATTTTGTGTGTATTGTCTTTTGCTCCCTTGGTGGATCATATGGCCCcccaaaacaaaatattgttgTAGTGAGTtttgtataaaataaacaatataATTATGCCATGGGATGATTTTTGAATCCCatctggacaaggattcatgTGAACGTTTGATGTACCATTTCATCCGTGTGATCTTGGATCCGCATCAAATCCCGGTTATCCCTAAAGAATGAATGTAATCTGACCCATTGCAGGAACAGACCTCGGTGAATGCTTCTTATTAATTTTATCTATATTAGCTTGCAAAAAAATGGCTGATGTAGAtgcttttttcgttttcaattAACACAGGCGTATTAAACTACAGGAAAGATTTCGACAGACACGGCGTTCTCTATGCCCTGGGAACAAACTTTGGTACAACTCCATGGGTGAACCCCGGTGGTACCAGCGCCTCTCCTACAAGAATAATCGCCACGCGCTCCTCTGATCATAATGAGCACAGTGACGCAATTGATCTGCTTGAAAATCGCAGAGGAAGCTTAAGTGGAACAAAGGACGAAGACAAATCATGGTGGTGTGTAGACTTAACGGAAAAATACGCTTTATATCTCACCCACTACTCCCTGCGACATGGAAGAGACAATGGAATGTCAATCATTCGTAATTGGCGCCTAGAAGGGTCGCTTGATGGACGTATTTGGAAGACACTGAAAAAGCATGACAATGATCGCGGGCTCAAGGATCCTTTCCCTTACTACACAGCCACATGGCCAGTCGACGGAGAACTGGGGGCCTTTCggtattttaggatttttcagACGGGCAAGAATTCCTCAGGGAGATTTAGTATTTTTCTTTCCGGTATTGAATTGTATGGAATACTCATAGACGTAGGCGGTTAATGCCGGTATTGAATTGTATGGAGTACTCATAGACGTAGGCGGTTAACGCGTTAACAACTGTTATGGTAGCCGGAGAAAACAGCACTGGATTTCCCGCAAAAttacgtctgaggaacgagcatAAAAATCTtgtactgatgacgtgtcactaaccagatctgggtagtgctttttgattggttgaaataaattccccacgcggcacgaccaatcagaagccacccaggggtagtgatacgtcatcagtacGGATTTTGTGTCAGCTGTTTCGCAGGCTGCTGTTTTGGGGAAATCTATGGAGCTTCATTTTTTAACAGGGAGAGACAATAGTTTAACTTGGCGTTGACAAGAACAAAAACGTAGCTATTTTCTTTAAGTAGTTTAAGTAGTTTCTTTTAGCCCcactgaagaaagaaaagaagaaaacaactcgATCGACTCGGCCACTTTTCACTTGTCTTAATATCTCCCATGGAGATTTCCACTGTACTTGAAAACTTAACTTTACAATCCAGCAAATTTTAAAGCGTCG
The sequence above is a segment of the Porites lutea chromosome 3, jaPorLute2.1, whole genome shotgun sequence genome. Coding sequences within it:
- the LOC140930533 gene encoding uncharacterized protein isoform X1 — translated: MDGKHREILRRNWSTLRRDLEPVKLLPHLVNVLDVTDEQEIKVRATREDASDKLLDILPRRGPKAFEDFVKALQEVQPHLASPLVQQSEMEEIKTELNRARTRSARLREEVKITRTELEKERQNHKKTLKECEELKSMNKMLMTKGEDDKKLMESRIQQLKTTIEELEKQVLAERSEKEVYIEETERLRGLCDQLDEARSRTEKELCKLKETLDEKTKENKEMVRKLSDYNNNILNETFLHDDLHSTSRQREIVLSDQSPMTVLTPLCLTENAVLEKNSKFLKNGADLAVELEETRKDLARVVKEHEGTKRRCEELEKQLEETLASMETHRTASVHDRATSPGEIVQFEFEDGLNCSRCDEREEECNLLRTEKDLIKAKKEKLEEENKQINSRIKILGDEHMRERQTFQKELQSMKEEHEALSRDFEKELQKMLCGAKEQQLQEMKNLQVQNEELKEQINKHKSEVHKIKTELSREKSQVEKHQEEFLKVKKNLSREKKKVKEVKEELLVENKAKKDALKEVEKLMRELSNQETDKREDITRLREAANVERARCDTLKEEIQRMRSMPGRVLNYRKDFDRHGVLYALGTNFGTTPWVNPGGTSASPTRIIATRSSDHNEHSDAIDLLENRRGSLSGTKDEDKSWWCVDLTEKYALYLTHYSLRHGRDNGMSIIRNWRLEGSLDGRIWKTLKKHDNDRGLKDPFPYYTATWPVDGELGAFRYFRIFQTGKNSSGRFSIFLSGIELYGILIDVGG
- the LOC140930533 gene encoding uncharacterized protein isoform X2 — its product is MDGKHREILRRNWSTLRRDLEPVKLLPHLVNVLDVTDEQEIKVRATREDASDKLLDILPRRGPKAFEDFVKALQEVQPHLASPLVQQSEMEEIKTELNRARTRSARLREEVKITRTELEKERQNHKKTLKECEELKSMNKMLMTKGEDDKKLMESRIQQLKTTIEELEKQVLAERSEKEVYIEETERLRGLCDQLDEARSRTEKELCKLKETLDEKTKENKEMVRKLSDYNNNILNETFLHDDLHSTSRQREIVLSDQSPMTVLTPLCLTENAVLEKNSKFLKNGADLAVELEETRKDLARVVKEHEGTKRRCEELEKQLEETLASMETHRTASVHDRATSPGEIVQFEFEDGLNCSRCDEREEECNLLRTEKDLIKAKKEKLEEENKQINSRIKILGDEHMRERQTFQKELQSMKEEHEALSRDFEKELQKMLCGAKEQQLQEMKNLQVQNEELKEQINKHKSEVHKIKTELSREKSQVEKHQEEFLKVKKNLSREKKKVKEVKEELLVENKAKKDALKEVEKLMRELSNQETDKREDITRLREAANVERARCDTLKEEIQRMRSMPGRVLNYRKDFDRHGVLYALGTNFGTTPWVNPGGTSASPTRIIATRSSDHNEHSDAIDLLENRRGSLSGTKDEDKSWWCVDLTEKYALYLTHYSLRHGRDNGMSIIRNWRLEGSLDGRIWKTLKKHDNDRGLKDPFPYYTATWPVDGELGAFRYFRIFQTGKNSSGRFSIFLSGIELYGILIDVGG